In the Parasteatoda tepidariorum isolate YZ-2023 chromosome 3, CAS_Ptep_4.0, whole genome shotgun sequence genome, one interval contains:
- the LOC107453921 gene encoding polyadenylate-binding protein 2-B — protein sequence MADESMENGDLLSASAELGNGDSLNMTGQSDEVDDPDLEMIKARVKEMEEEAEKIKQMQNEVEKMAHSTPGLTALSIEEKMEIDSRSIYVGNVDYGATAEELEAHFHGCGSINRVTIQCDKFTGHPKGFAYIEFADKDSVSTSTALDESLFRGRQIKVLPKRTNRPGISSTNRPPRGRFRGRAARPFFSGYRPVRRAYRRRSSWYYPY from the exons ATGGCAGATGAAAGCATGGAAAATGGCGATTTGCTCTCAGCTTCAGCAGAACTTGGTAATGGTGATTCGTTGAATATGACTGGCCAATCTGATGAGGTAGATGATCCA GATTTAGAAATGATCAAAGCAAGAGTAAAGGAAATGGAAGAAGAGGCTGAGAAAATCAAACAAATGCaaaatgaagttgaaaaaatGGCTCATAGTACTCCCG gtttaACTGCTTTgagtattgaagaaaaaatggaGATTGATTCTAGATCAATATATGTTggcaat gttgATTATGGAGCTACCGCAGAGGAGTTGGAGGCTCATTTTCATGGTTGTGGTTCTATCAATAGAGTAACTATTCAATGTGACAAATTTACTGGACATCCTAAAGG atttgcATATATTGAATTTGCAGATAAAGACTCAGTATCTACATCGACTGCTCTTGATGAATCTTTGTTTCGAGGAAGACAAATAaaa GTACTGCCTAAACGTACTAATAGACCTGGCATCAGTTCTACCAATAGACCTCCTCGGGGTCGATTTCGAGGTCGAGCAGCAAGGCCTTTCTTTAGTGGATATAGACCAGTGCGAAGAGCTTATAG GCGGCGAAGTTCCTGGTACTACCCCTATTGA